CGTAGCGGGCGAGCCAGTTGCCGTGGGGGTCCTGCTGCCAGTTGACGAAGTGGTTCGCCGGCTCGACCTTCAGCGCGTAGGCCGGCACCTTGGTGCGGCTGTGCGGCGCGGGCCGGAGCCGGATCACCTGCGGCGACAGCTGCACCGGCCGGTCGTAGCGGTAGCGGGTGACGTGGACGAGCTTCGTCAGGATCGCCATCGGGACTCCGTGCGGCGGGCGGCAAATGACTGCCGCATTTAAGGGCAGATCGGCCCGCCGGCAAAGCCCGAGGAACGGGCATCCCTGGCGAAGGATTGGGCAGGCGGTGGCGGCGCCCATGCGAAGGGCGCCGCGGGGGTCAGGCGAGAGGGTCGATCACGATCTCGTAGAGGCGCTGCACCGACGGGCGGGCGAGTTCCTCGTAGAGCGCGGCCTCCTCTGGCAGGCCGGTGGCGGCGCTGTCGACCGGGCGCGGGATGATCCAGCGGATCCGGCTCCAGCCGCGGCTCTGGCCCTCGATGCGCAGCGTCTCGACGAAGCGCCGGCCGATGCCGCGGTTGCGGTGCGCCGGCAGGACGTAGATGTCCTCGAGCTGGCCGGCGCGGAAGCCGGTGATCGTCTCGGGCAGGTCGAAGAAGACCGCGAAGCCGACGAGCTCTTCCTCCTCGAACGCGC
This Oharaeibacter diazotrophicus DNA region includes the following protein-coding sequences:
- a CDS encoding GNAT family N-acetyltransferase, translating into MTVTVKALGQKDAHKLAPLIAAYAQAMRRGAPRRPDEYYAELLTTDRTAEVIGAFEEEELVGFAVFFDLPETITGFRAGQLEDIYVLPAHRNRGIGRRFVETLRIEGQSRGWSRIRWIIPRPVDSAATGLPEEAALYEELARPSVQRLYEIVIDPLA